A genomic region of Miscanthus floridulus cultivar M001 chromosome 3, ASM1932011v1, whole genome shotgun sequence contains the following coding sequences:
- the LOC136541907 gene encoding uncharacterized protein, giving the protein MDQQQERDRRRTLLLVNLASIMERADEALLPAVYREVGAALHASPAGLGALSLCRSIVQAACYPLAAYAAARHNRAHVIAVGAFLWAAATFLVGVSDTFLQVAISRGLNGIGLALVVPSIQSLVADSTDDGTRGSAFGWLQLASSLGLISGGFVGLLLAQTTVLGIDGWRVAFHLVAAISVAVGILNWFLAVDPHFPRRDGKQAATARGVVAEMMEEAKFVVRIPTFQIFVAQGVSGSFPWSALSFASMWLELKGFSHSDTAVLMTIFWVASSLGGLLGGKMGDLLAVRYPDAGRIVLSQISPLSAVPLAAVLLLGLPDDPPKGVSYGAVLFIMGVFMSWNGPATNFPIFAEIVPEKSRTSIYALDRSFESVLSSFAPPIVGLLAERVYGYRPNDKGESVEQDRGNAASLAKALYTSIAIPFIVCTAIYSFLYCSYPRDRERARMQSLIESELQQMEPEHESSCLELEDGGDGVPKVFGSANDDGERATIGVTYDHKEDPEAEKDTVSLLANRES; this is encoded by the exons ATGGATCAGCAGCAGGAGCGTGACCGGCGGCGGACCCTTCTGCTGGTGAACCTGGCGTCCATCATGGAGCGCGCCGACGAGGCCCTGCTCCCCGCGGTGTACCGGGAGGTGGGCGCCGCGCTGCACGCCAGCCCCGCAGGGCTCGGCGCCCTCTCGTTGTGCCGCTCCATCGTCCAAGCCGCCTGCTACCcgctcgccgcctacgccgccgCGCGTCACAACCGCGCCCACGTCATCGCCGTCGGGGCCTTCCTCTGGGCCGCCGCCACCTTCCTCGTCGGAGTCTCCGACACCTTCCTACAG GTAGCAATCTCACGAGGCCTGAACGGCATCGGCCTAGCTCTGGTTGTGCCATCGATCCAGTCCCTGGTTGCCGACTCCACCGACGACGGCACGCGCGGGTCGGCGTTCGGGTGGCTGCAGCTCGCCAGCAGCCTGGGCCTCATCTCCGGTGGCTTCGTCGGCCTGCTGCTGGCGCAGACCACGGTGCTCGGGATCGACGGCTGGCGCGTCGCCTTCCACCTCGTGGCCGCCATCAGCGTCGCCGTCGGGATCCTCAACTGGTTCCTCGCCGTTGACCCCCATTTCCCGAGGCGCGACGGCAAGCAGGCCGCGACGGCGCGGGGGGTCGTCGCGGAGATGATGGAGGAGGCCAAGTTCGTGGTGCGGATCCCCACGTTCCAGATCTTCGTGGCTCAGGGGGTCAGCGGCTCGTTCCCGTGGTCGGCGCTCTCGTTCGCGTCCATGTGGCTGGAGCTCAAAGGCTTCAGCCACAGCGACACCGCCGTGCTCATGACCATCTTCTGGGTGGCCAGCTCCCTCGGCGGCCTCCTCGGGGGCAAGATGGGCGACCTCCTCGCCGTGCGGTACCCCGATGCCGGCAGGATCGTCCTCTCCCAGATCAGTCCCCTCTCGGCGGTGCCCTTGGCCGCCGTGCTGCTGCTGGGCCTCCCCGACGACCCGCCCAAGGGCGTCTCCTACGGCGCTGTCCTGTTCATCATGGGCGTCTTCATGTCCTGGAACGGTCCAGCCACAAACTT CCCAATATTTGCGGAGATCGTCCCGGAGAAGTCAAGAACAAGCATCTACGCCCTGGACAGATCCTTCGAGTCAGTGCTATCATCGTTTGCTCCTCCGATCGTCGGCCTGCTGGCTGAGCGAGTGTACGGGTACAGGCCGAACGACAAGGGGGAGAGCGTCGAGCAGGACCGGGGGAACGCCGCGTCCCTAGCCAAGGCGCTGTACACGTCCATAGCGATACCGTTCATAGTCTGCACCGCCATATACTCGTTCCTGTACTGCAGCTACCCCAGGGACAGGGAGCGCGCGCGCATGCAGTCTCTCATCGAGTCGGAGCTCCAGCAGATGGAGCCCGAGCACGAGAGCTCCTGTCTGGAGCTGGAAGACGGCGGCGATGGTGTGCCCAAGGTTTTCGGCTCGGCGAACGACGATGGCGAAAGGGCTACCATTGGCGTGACCTATGACCACAAGGAGGATCCTGAAGCTGAGAAGGATACTGTCAGCCTGTTGGCAAACCGGGAGTCGTGA